In Phaeobacter inhibens DSM 16374, the following proteins share a genomic window:
- a CDS encoding winged helix-turn-helix domain-containing protein: MAIARLDNRAARRLFMDRHALLEQPSGSAKGDALLELITRLGFVQLDSINTVARAHDMILFSRRPSYRPAALKRLYEQDRSLFEHWTHDAAVLPMEFYPHWHLRFRRDAEVLRQRYRNWHRDGYEAKFQHVLDHIRDHGAVSSSDVGKDEKKGTGGWWDWHPSKTALEYLWRSGALAVVGRSGFQKRYDLSERVIDARHLSVQGSPKPEETLDWLCNAALDRLGFATSGELAAFWATASPTECAAWCKRALADGQIEPVDVTLADGRSRRVFARPGAVEQAAALPPPPGRMRLLSPFDPALRDRKRAEGLFGFHYRIEVFTPAAKRRYGYYVFPLMEGDRLVGRIDMKAHRQAGDLAGDLHVTALWPERGVKWSPARQNRLEAELERTRRFTDMERVSFADGWQREPL; the protein is encoded by the coding sequence ATGGCGATTGCGCGGCTGGACAACCGGGCCGCGCGGCGCCTGTTCATGGATCGGCACGCACTGTTGGAGCAACCCAGCGGGTCGGCCAAGGGTGATGCACTGCTGGAGCTGATCACCCGATTGGGCTTTGTGCAGCTGGACAGCATCAATACCGTCGCCCGCGCCCATGACATGATCCTGTTTTCGCGCAGGCCCAGCTATCGGCCTGCGGCGCTGAAACGGCTTTATGAACAGGATCGCAGCCTGTTCGAACATTGGACCCATGACGCCGCGGTCCTGCCAATGGAATTCTACCCGCACTGGCACCTGCGGTTTCGACGCGACGCCGAGGTTCTGCGCCAGAGGTACCGCAACTGGCACCGCGACGGTTACGAGGCCAAGTTTCAGCATGTTCTGGACCATATTCGCGACCATGGCGCGGTCAGCTCCTCTGACGTGGGAAAGGACGAGAAAAAGGGCACCGGCGGCTGGTGGGACTGGCACCCGTCAAAAACCGCGTTGGAATACCTCTGGCGGTCCGGCGCGCTGGCGGTTGTGGGGCGCAGCGGCTTTCAGAAACGCTATGATCTGAGCGAACGGGTCATCGACGCTCGTCACCTCTCCGTGCAAGGCTCCCCCAAACCAGAAGAAACACTGGACTGGCTCTGCAACGCGGCGCTCGATCGGCTCGGCTTTGCCACCTCCGGGGAGCTGGCAGCCTTCTGGGCCACGGCCTCCCCAACGGAATGCGCCGCGTGGTGCAAACGGGCGCTGGCGGATGGGCAGATTGAACCGGTCGATGTCACGCTGGCGGACGGGCGCAGCCGCCGTGTCTTTGCCCGCCCCGGTGCTGTCGAACAGGCCGCCGCGCTGCCGCCACCACCCGGCCGCATGCGTCTCCTCAGCCCGTTTGATCCGGCCTTGCGGGATCGCAAGCGCGCCGAAGGGCTGTTTGGGTTTCACTACCGGATTGAGGTTTTCACCCCAGCCGCCAAACGCCGCTACGGCTATTATGTCTTCCCGCTGATGGAAGGCGACCGTCTGGTGGGGCGTATCGACATGAAGGCGCACCGTCAGGCGGGTGACCTCGCAGGCGATCTACATGTCACCGCGCTTTGGCCAGAGCGGGGCGTCAAATGGTCTCCGGCACGGCAGAACCGGCTGGAGGCCGAGCTGGAACGGACCCGCCGTTTCACCGACATGGAGCGGGTGTCATTTGCAGATGGTTGGCAGCGTGAACCACTGTGA